The following are encoded together in the Cyanobacterium aponinum PCC 10605 genome:
- a CDS encoding transporter substrate-binding domain-containing protein, whose protein sequence is MTIIKSFLFSITLCLYLLSSPLVKSAEWEEIQARGKIIVGVKDNLPPLGFTDQNGNLQGFEIDLAHKLAEELLGDKQAIKFVPLLNQDRLNAVIEDDVDIAIASITFNSSRQRLVDFSDIYYFSGTGIIVKKNQFLSNIRDISGKIGILNNSRAIAEIQYQFPQLSLQGVSSYQEALELMEKGEMQGFAGDVMVLTGITQQTSNYQLLPQIIGAYPIAIALPKGRQYQSLRNQVNQVMRKLRQEDWFKEKAKFWGLP, encoded by the coding sequence ATGACTATTATTAAATCATTTCTTTTTTCCATAACTCTATGTTTATACTTACTTTCTTCACCCTTAGTGAAAAGTGCAGAATGGGAAGAAATTCAAGCTAGGGGTAAAATTATTGTTGGAGTTAAAGATAATTTACCACCACTAGGTTTTACTGACCAAAACGGTAATTTACAGGGATTTGAAATTGATTTAGCTCATAAATTGGCAGAAGAATTATTAGGAGATAAACAAGCAATTAAATTTGTACCTCTCCTCAATCAAGATAGGCTAAATGCTGTCATAGAGGATGATGTGGACATTGCGATCGCATCTATTACTTTTAATTCTTCTCGTCAAAGATTAGTGGATTTTAGCGACATTTACTATTTTTCTGGAACAGGGATTATAGTCAAAAAAAATCAATTTTTGAGCAATATTAGGGATATTTCGGGAAAAATAGGCATTTTAAACAATTCAAGAGCGATCGCAGAAATTCAATATCAATTTCCACAACTATCATTACAAGGAGTTTCTAGCTATCAAGAAGCCCTAGAATTAATGGAAAAAGGAGAAATGCAGGGTTTTGCAGGAGATGTAATGGTTTTAACGGGCATAACTCAACAAACATCAAATTATCAGTTATTACCTCAAATTATTGGAGCATATCCCATTGCGATCGCACTTCCTAAAGGGAGACAATATCAATCACTACGAAACCAAGTTAATCAGGTAATGAGAAAATTAAGGCAAGAAGATTGGTTTAAGGAAAAAGCTAAATTTTGGGGCTTACCGTGA
- a CDS encoding nucleotidyltransferase family protein: MTLTVKKNKLDILKENIKKIKLEIEEEYQIDELGLFGSYVRGEETENSDIDLLVTFKPEARFGLAKYGKLQNLFSDRLGKKVDLVMKKGLKPHIGKQILSEVIYL, encoded by the coding sequence ATGACACTAACGGTTAAAAAGAATAAATTAGACATTCTCAAAGAAAACATCAAAAAAATAAAGTTAGAAATTGAAGAAGAATATCAAATAGATGAATTAGGATTATTTGGCTCTTATGTGAGAGGAGAAGAAACGGAAAATAGCGATATAGATTTGTTAGTTACTTTTAAGCCAGAAGCAAGATTTGGCTTGGCAAAATATGGCAAGTTACAAAATTTATTTAGTGATAGGTTAGGCAAAAAAGTAGATTTAGTTATGAAAAAAGGTTTAAAACCTCATATCGGGAAGCAAATTTTAAGTGAGGTTATTTATCTATGA
- a CDS encoding HepT-like ribonuclease domain-containing protein, translated as MKRIVKDFLHDILDTINSINRFIDSLNFDDFCEDEKTIFAVIHGLERIGEATKKVTDNLPYVKEKYSNMNWKEIAGMRDILINLSSV; from the coding sequence ATGAAAAGAATAGTTAAAGACTTTTTACATGATATTTTAGACACAATTAACTCTATTAATCGATTTATTGATAGTTTGAATTTTGATGATTTTTGTGAAGATGAAAAAACTATTTTCGCTGTCATTCACGGATTGGAAAGAATAGGAGAAGCAACCAAAAAAGTTACTGACAATTTGCCCTATGTGAAGGAAAAATATTCTAATATGAACTGGAAAGAAATTGCTGGAATGAGAGATATTTTAATTAACCTCAGTTCGGTTTAA
- the priA gene encoding primosomal protein N' yields the protein MKLAEPVIDYRYDNQVPQQWVEVLVDCVYAEGLYTYQNKPDILIKAGDIVSVPFGNTIVGGVVVRILSQQPDNLDSSQIKEIDDIVSSGFFPSHYWELLERTANYYLTDLINVIRVALPPKLLGRSQRRVKLLFNNIPENPEDFCTVKEWEVIKLLKKSKQGDYSYRFITQKVNNSRKAISLLVKKQWLETYLQPPSKAKPKFTKVVTFLGENNNSEKLTPKQKDVLKNLKNHDGELALQELLKVCELNSDSVVKTLERKGCIVIQERETLRLLQDSNPTEDQPKSLTSPQNQALELINSLHSFSTVLLHGVTGSGKTEVYLQAIAPILAQKKSALVLVPEIGLTPQLTDRFRARFKGQVCVYHSALSDGERYDTWRQMLTGEPQVVIGTRSAVFAPLPNIGIIILDEEHDTSFKQHQPIPTYHAVKVAQWRAELADCPLILGSATPSLETWQKAFSVFPKPLKINNIEDLLVSSYPHYYLSLPDRILERPLPPVEIIDMRQELRKGNRSIFSDRLKVELQNLKPEGKQAILFISRRGHSTFVSCRSCGYVMECPHCDVSLSYHYSHHGARELLRCHYCNHAELHPKQCPQCFSPYLKFFGTGTQKVVLEMEKEFPDLKVLRFDSDTTSSKNAHRRILTEFAQGEADILIGTQMLTKGIDLANVTLVGVVSADGLLFHSDYRASERAFQTLTQVAGRAGRGEDRGKVIIQTYSPEHPVIHAVQNHDYLAFCDRELKERESLSYPPYGHLILLRFSGLDGDKVRDSADAIASLCANLLPDYMEILGPAPANIMRVARRYRWQILLKSEKEFSLEIKQELINLRQYCHNSVSLVIDPDPLRIE from the coding sequence ATGAAACTAGCTGAACCCGTTATCGATTATAGATATGATAATCAAGTACCACAACAATGGGTAGAGGTTTTAGTGGATTGTGTCTATGCAGAGGGATTATATACTTATCAAAATAAACCCGATATTCTTATTAAAGCAGGAGATATTGTTAGTGTTCCTTTTGGTAATACTATTGTTGGAGGGGTAGTAGTTAGGATTCTTTCTCAACAGCCTGATAATCTTGATTCTAGTCAGATTAAAGAAATAGATGATATTGTGAGTAGTGGTTTTTTTCCTTCTCACTATTGGGAATTGTTAGAGCGCACTGCCAATTATTATTTAACGGATTTAATCAATGTAATTCGGGTTGCTTTACCTCCAAAACTTTTGGGGCGATCGCAGCGTCGGGTTAAGTTATTATTCAATAATATCCCTGAAAATCCTGAAGATTTCTGCACGGTGAAAGAATGGGAAGTAATTAAATTACTCAAAAAAAGCAAACAAGGGGATTATAGCTATCGTTTTATCACCCAGAAGGTCAATAATAGCCGAAAAGCAATTTCTTTGTTGGTAAAAAAACAATGGTTAGAAACCTATTTACAACCCCCTAGTAAGGCAAAACCAAAATTTACAAAAGTTGTCACCTTTCTAGGAGAAAATAACAACTCAGAAAAATTGACTCCTAAGCAAAAAGACGTTTTAAAAAACCTCAAAAATCATGATGGAGAATTAGCTTTACAGGAATTATTAAAAGTATGCGAATTGAATAGCGATTCTGTAGTGAAAACCTTGGAGAGAAAAGGATGTATTGTTATTCAAGAAAGAGAAACCTTGCGTTTATTACAGGATTCTAACCCCACCGAAGATCAACCAAAATCATTAACTTCCCCTCAAAATCAAGCCTTAGAATTAATTAACAGTTTACATTCTTTTTCCACTGTATTATTACATGGTGTGACAGGTTCAGGTAAAACAGAAGTATATCTACAGGCGATCGCACCCATCTTAGCACAGAAAAAATCTGCTCTTGTATTAGTCCCCGAAATTGGTTTAACTCCTCAATTAACAGATCGATTTCGGGCAAGATTCAAAGGACAAGTGTGCGTTTATCATAGTGCCTTGAGTGATGGAGAAAGATACGACACATGGCGACAAATGCTGACAGGTGAGCCTCAAGTGGTTATTGGCACAAGAAGCGCCGTGTTTGCCCCTTTACCTAATATTGGTATTATTATCTTAGATGAAGAACACGATACCAGTTTTAAACAACATCAACCTATCCCCACCTACCATGCTGTTAAAGTAGCCCAATGGCGTGCAGAATTAGCAGATTGTCCCCTTATTCTAGGTTCAGCTACCCCCTCCCTTGAAACATGGCAGAAAGCCTTTTCTGTTTTTCCTAAACCCCTTAAAATTAATAATATTGAGGATTTGTTAGTTAGCTCTTATCCCCATTATTATCTTTCCTTGCCCGATCGCATCTTAGAAAGACCTCTCCCCCCAGTAGAGATAATCGATATGCGTCAAGAGTTGCGTAAAGGTAACAGAAGTATTTTTAGCGATCGCCTCAAAGTAGAACTGCAAAACCTTAAACCAGAAGGAAAACAGGCGATTTTATTTATCTCTCGACGGGGTCACAGTACTTTTGTCTCTTGCCGTAGTTGTGGTTACGTTATGGAATGCCCCCATTGTGATGTTTCCTTATCTTATCATTATAGCCATCATGGTGCAAGGGAATTATTACGTTGTCATTATTGCAATCATGCAGAGCTACACCCAAAGCAATGTCCTCAGTGCTTTTCCCCTTATTTAAAATTTTTCGGCACGGGAACACAAAAAGTTGTATTGGAAATGGAAAAAGAGTTTCCTGACTTGAAAGTATTGCGATTTGATAGCGACACCACTAGCAGTAAAAATGCTCACCGCCGTATCTTAACCGAATTTGCCCAAGGAGAAGCGGATATTTTAATCGGGACACAGATGTTAACCAAAGGTATTGATTTAGCTAATGTTACCCTTGTGGGGGTAGTATCTGCCGATGGTTTGTTGTTTCATTCCGATTACAGAGCCTCAGAAAGAGCCTTTCAAACTCTCACCCAAGTGGCAGGAAGGGCAGGCCGTGGGGAAGATAGAGGCAAAGTTATCATTCAAACCTACTCCCCCGAACATCCTGTTATCCATGCAGTGCAAAATCATGATTATTTGGCTTTTTGTGACCGAGAATTAAAGGAAAGGGAGAGTTTAAGCTATCCTCCTTATGGTCATTTGATTTTATTACGTTTTAGTGGCTTAGACGGGGATAAAGTTCGAGATAGCGCAGATGCGATCGCTTCTTTATGTGCTAATTTATTACCAGATTATATGGAAATTTTAGGACCTGCCCCTGCTAATATTATGAGGGTAGCAAGGCGTTATCGATGGCAAATTCTGTTAAAAAGTGAGAAAGAATTTTCTTTAGAAATAAAACAAGAGCTAATCAATTTAAGACAATATTGTCATAATTCTGTTTCATTAGTTATCGATCCAGACCCCTTAAGAATTGAATAA
- a CDS encoding cation:proton antiporter: MNNTITLIWLALPFVAGFLVYLLPKYSSYLSLGGLLISISYPVWILTSEVDFTLRLLDNFGVTLYVDQLSGYFILTNCLVTIGVLIYCLSEERKAFFYTQLMILYGSVNACFIGYDFISFYVAIEVISIAAFLLMVYPRSDKSIWIGLRYLFVSNTAMLFYLIGAILIYKANNSFSFDGLINSPPEAIALILLGLLVKGGVFVSGLWLPLTHASVETPLSGLLSGIVVKAGIFPFLRLASISDEVDFVIRIVAIATAYLGVIQAIFENDTKRLLALSTVSQLGFIIASPMIAGFYALTHGLAKCTLFLTVGNLPSRDIKQLNQEGVNFYLWFVLFLGSSSIIGIPLLAGFSAKVMVMKNILSWQNIPFNLAVIGTAIALSKLIFLPTANTSISETAVKRGYWLGVSILMGGLIATNLIYPQTYTVVNISKALITFAIGALIYLFILKKITLKLPRTLEKFDNLIGIMSLTVIGLFWMVLPIG, translated from the coding sequence ATGAATAATACGATTACTTTAATTTGGTTAGCGTTACCTTTTGTTGCTGGTTTTCTCGTTTATTTATTGCCCAAATACTCTAGTTATTTGAGTTTAGGAGGATTATTAATATCTATTTCTTATCCTGTTTGGATATTGACATCAGAAGTAGATTTTACTTTGCGGCTATTGGATAATTTTGGTGTTACTTTGTATGTAGATCAACTTAGCGGTTATTTTATTCTTACTAATTGTCTTGTTACCATTGGGGTGTTAATTTATTGTTTGTCGGAAGAAAGAAAGGCTTTTTTCTATACTCAATTAATGATTCTCTACGGTAGTGTTAATGCCTGTTTTATTGGCTATGACTTTATTAGTTTTTATGTTGCCATCGAGGTGATTAGTATTGCCGCTTTTTTGCTTATGGTTTATCCCCGCAGTGATAAGAGCATTTGGATAGGATTACGATACCTTTTTGTTAGCAATACTGCGATGTTATTTTATTTAATTGGGGCAATTTTAATTTATAAGGCGAATAATTCTTTTAGTTTTGATGGTTTAATTAATTCTCCTCCAGAAGCGATCGCACTTATTCTGTTAGGATTATTAGTAAAGGGAGGAGTGTTTGTATCTGGATTATGGCTTCCTCTTACTCATGCTTCAGTGGAGACTCCATTGTCAGGATTACTTTCGGGCATCGTGGTTAAGGCGGGAATTTTTCCTTTTCTTCGTTTGGCATCTATCAGTGATGAGGTGGACTTTGTTATCAGAATTGTCGCCATTGCTACGGCTTATTTAGGAGTTATACAGGCTATTTTTGAAAATGATACTAAAAGATTATTAGCTTTAAGTACTGTTTCTCAATTAGGATTTATCATTGCCTCTCCTATGATTGCTGGTTTTTATGCCTTAACTCATGGTTTGGCTAAATGCACTCTTTTTTTAACTGTTGGTAATTTACCTAGTCGTGACATTAAACAATTGAATCAAGAAGGAGTTAATTTTTATCTTTGGTTTGTGCTATTTTTAGGAAGCTCATCTATTATCGGTATTCCTTTATTAGCTGGTTTTAGTGCCAAGGTAATGGTAATGAAAAATATTTTGAGTTGGCAAAATATACCTTTCAATTTAGCAGTTATCGGAACAGCGATCGCACTTTCTAAACTAATTTTTCTCCCCACTGCTAATACATCTATATCTGAAACAGCAGTGAAAAGAGGTTATTGGCTAGGAGTCAGTATTTTAATGGGAGGATTAATAGCAACTAATCTGATTTATCCTCAAACCTATACCGTTGTCAATATTAGTAAAGCCCTAATCACATTTGCGATTGGAGCATTAATATATCTATTCATACTGAAAAAAATTACCCTAAAATTGCCCCGAACACTAGAAAAATTTGATAACCTGATTGGTATCATGAGCTTAACTGTGATTGGCTTATTCTGGATGGTTTTACCCATTGGCTAA
- a CDS encoding NAD(P)H-quinone oxidoreductase subunit J, whose translation MTEANNNNNPETENQQENNEVGEIVQAGITSQWLTENGFAHEVLEKDHSGVELIKVDPEFLIPIATALRAYGFNYLQCQGAYDLGPGKELVSFYHLLKVEDNITNPQEVRIKVYLNRENPQVPSVYWIWRGADWQERECYDMYGIIYEGHPNLKRILMPEDWVGWPLRKDYVSPDFYELQDAY comes from the coding sequence ATGACAGAAGCAAATAATAATAACAATCCAGAAACAGAAAATCAGCAAGAAAATAACGAGGTGGGAGAAATTGTCCAAGCGGGGATAACATCTCAATGGTTGACGGAAAATGGTTTTGCTCATGAAGTCCTCGAAAAAGATCATTCAGGAGTAGAATTGATTAAAGTTGACCCTGAGTTTCTTATTCCCATTGCGACTGCTTTACGTGCCTATGGATTTAATTATCTACAGTGTCAGGGTGCTTATGATTTAGGTCCAGGAAAAGAATTAGTTAGTTTTTATCATTTACTTAAAGTAGAAGATAATATAACTAATCCTCAAGAAGTGAGAATCAAGGTTTATTTGAATAGAGAAAATCCTCAAGTACCTTCTGTATATTGGATTTGGAGAGGTGCAGATTGGCAAGAAAGAGAGTGCTATGATATGTATGGCATCATCTACGAAGGACATCCCAATTTAAAACGTATTTTAATGCCTGAAGATTGGGTGGGTTGGCCTCTAAGAAAAGATTATGTATCTCCAGATTTCTATGAATTACAAGATGCTTATTAA
- the ndhK gene encoding photosynthetic/respiratory NAD(P)H-quinone oxidoreductase subunit K: MNTSATDLKNLENQAKEKILNPAARSQVTQDLSENIILTTVDDLHNWARLSSLWPLLYGTACCFIEFAALIGSRFDFDRFGLVPRSSPRQADLIITAGTITMKMAPALVRLYEEMPEPKYVIAMGACTITGGMFSSDSTTAVRGVDKLIPVDVYIPGCPPRPEAIFDAIVKLRKKVANESIQERGTVRSQINRYYSTTHNMKAVDPILTGKYIRSESRNNPPAELAAAMGMPVDTAKLTEKTQKEA; this comes from the coding sequence ATGAATACTTCTGCTACAGATTTAAAAAACTTAGAGAATCAGGCAAAGGAAAAAATCCTCAATCCTGCCGCCCGTAGTCAAGTAACTCAAGATTTATCAGAGAATATAATTTTAACCACCGTTGATGATTTACATAATTGGGCTAGATTATCAAGTTTGTGGCCCCTGCTGTATGGAACCGCTTGTTGCTTTATTGAATTTGCCGCTCTAATTGGCTCTCGCTTCGATTTTGATCGTTTTGGGCTTGTTCCTCGTTCTAGTCCCCGTCAAGCTGATTTAATCATCACCGCAGGAACTATTACTATGAAGATGGCACCCGCTTTAGTGCGTTTATATGAGGAAATGCCTGAGCCTAAATACGTTATCGCTATGGGTGCTTGTACTATTACAGGGGGTATGTTTAGCAGTGACTCTACTACAGCAGTGCGTGGGGTTGATAAGTTAATTCCTGTTGATGTGTATATTCCGGGTTGCCCTCCCCGCCCTGAAGCTATTTTTGATGCGATCGTAAAATTGAGAAAGAAAGTAGCAAATGAGTCAATTCAAGAGCGTGGAACTGTTAGAAGTCAAATCAATAGGTATTATTCCACTACCCACAATATGAAAGCAGTTGATCCTATTCTGACAGGTAAGTATATCCGCAGTGAGTCCAGAAATAATCCCCCTGCTGAATTAGCGGCGGCAATGGGAATGCCCGTAGATACAGCAAAATTAACAGAAAAAACCCAAAAGGAGGCTTAA
- the ndhC gene encoding photosynthetic/respiratory NAD(P)H-quinone oxidoreductase subunit C produces MFVLNGYEYFLGFLIVSSLVPILALTASKLLRPKTGGPERRTTYESGMEPIGGAWIQFNIRYYMFALVFVVFDVETVFLYPWAVAFNTLGLLAFVEALIFIAILVVALVYAWRKGALEWS; encoded by the coding sequence ATGTTTGTACTTAATGGTTATGAGTATTTTTTAGGTTTTCTGATAGTTAGTAGTTTAGTACCTATTTTAGCTTTAACAGCGTCTAAATTACTACGTCCAAAAACAGGAGGACCTGAAAGACGCACTACCTATGAATCAGGGATGGAACCCATTGGGGGGGCATGGATTCAATTTAATATCCGTTACTATATGTTTGCCCTTGTGTTTGTAGTTTTTGACGTAGAAACAGTCTTTTTATATCCTTGGGCAGTGGCATTTAACACATTGGGTTTATTAGCTTTTGTGGAAGCCTTAATTTTTATCGCAATTTTAGTAGTTGCCCTCGTGTATGCTTGGCGTAAGGGTGCTTTAGAATGGTCGTAA
- a CDS encoding transglycosylase domain-containing protein yields the protein MASTSIKGKTNNPVPNPKTPTNFFMGVVKVTTGTFLGLTLLTTSAIAGGLVGLAVSFRNLPDVRVLKNYVPSQTSYIYDVKGRLLTTYHGEEHRTTVDFQDISPNLKMAVLAIEDSNFYDHKGINPTSIGRAILVNIQSGGVVEGASTLTMQLVKNVFLSHQRTFSRKLAEAVLAVRVEQVFEKNNILEMYLNNIYWGHNNYGAETAAQSYFNKSARELNLAEAAMMAGIIQAPEVYSPFANYDIAKQRQALVLGRMVDLGWITSEEAETAKKTPLYLGKPQAWQSSKLPYVTDSVRKELIERFGQEMITKGGLHVQTTIDYDLQVKAEEIVQKSHRNLVSWGVKADQIALVAIDPRTHFVKAVVGGVDYEQSQFNRVLQSRRQPGSAFKPFVFYTAFATGKYTPTSSVANYSKGYRDGSGYYRPQNYGGSFGGGDVSIIQALSQSLNIPAVVLGQEIGLDKVIEVCRTLGIESPLSPVVSLPLGPMGVTPMEMAKSYATFANNGWQSDTTMIVQVTDSDGNILLDNTPKPKLVLNEWATASLSATLTQVIQGGTARSADIGRPAAGKTGTTSGERDVWFVGYVPQLATAVWIGNDDFNRSLGSGVTGGGYAAPIWRQFMVTALQNEPVKYFPAASQFTRPKSDNKKNEKND from the coding sequence GTGGCATCTACTAGCATCAAAGGTAAAACTAATAATCCTGTCCCCAATCCAAAAACCCCTACTAATTTTTTTATGGGAGTGGTAAAAGTAACCACTGGGACATTTTTAGGTCTAACATTATTGACCACATCAGCTATAGCAGGTGGTTTGGTTGGTTTAGCCGTTAGCTTTCGTAACTTACCAGATGTAAGGGTTTTAAAAAATTATGTTCCTTCTCAAACTAGCTACATTTATGATGTTAAGGGACGTTTACTAACTACATATCACGGGGAAGAACATCGCACAACAGTAGATTTTCAGGATATTTCCCCTAACTTAAAGATGGCAGTATTGGCGATCGAAGATAGTAATTTTTATGATCATAAAGGTATCAATCCTACCAGTATCGGTAGGGCAATTCTGGTTAATATTCAAAGTGGTGGGGTGGTAGAAGGTGCATCAACCTTAACAATGCAGTTAGTTAAAAATGTTTTTCTGTCCCATCAGAGGACTTTTTCTCGTAAATTAGCAGAAGCAGTTTTAGCAGTAAGAGTAGAGCAGGTTTTTGAGAAGAATAATATTTTGGAAATGTACCTCAACAATATTTATTGGGGGCATAACAATTATGGTGCAGAAACGGCGGCTCAAAGTTACTTTAATAAGTCTGCAAGAGAACTAAATTTGGCAGAGGCGGCAATGATGGCGGGAATTATTCAAGCCCCTGAAGTTTATAGCCCTTTTGCTAATTATGATATTGCTAAACAAAGACAGGCTTTAGTTTTAGGGAGAATGGTGGATTTGGGCTGGATTACCAGTGAAGAGGCTGAAACCGCTAAAAAAACTCCCCTTTATTTAGGTAAGCCTCAAGCATGGCAAAGTAGTAAACTTCCCTATGTCACTGATTCTGTGCGCAAAGAATTAATAGAACGTTTTGGACAAGAGATGATTACTAAGGGGGGACTTCATGTTCAAACTACTATTGATTATGATTTACAGGTTAAGGCGGAAGAAATCGTCCAAAAATCCCATCGTAATTTAGTGTCATGGGGAGTTAAGGCGGATCAAATCGCCCTAGTTGCGATCGACCCTCGAACCCATTTTGTTAAAGCAGTGGTGGGGGGTGTAGATTATGAACAAAGCCAATTTAATCGGGTGTTACAATCTCGTCGTCAACCCGGTTCTGCTTTTAAACCCTTTGTTTTTTACACTGCCTTTGCCACAGGTAAATACACTCCTACTTCGTCAGTTGCTAACTATTCTAAAGGTTATCGAGATGGAAGTGGCTATTATCGTCCTCAAAACTATGGTGGAAGTTTTGGGGGAGGAGATGTTAGTATCATTCAAGCTCTCAGTCAGTCTTTAAATATTCCCGCAGTGGTTTTAGGGCAGGAAATAGGCTTAGATAAAGTAATTGAAGTATGTCGCACGTTAGGTATAGAAAGCCCCTTAAGTCCTGTTGTATCCTTACCATTAGGACCGATGGGAGTTACACCCATGGAAATGGCCAAATCTTATGCAACTTTTGCTAATAATGGTTGGCAATCAGACACGACAATGATTGTACAAGTCACAGATAGTGATGGAAATATTTTGTTAGATAATACCCCTAAACCTAAATTAGTTTTAAATGAATGGGCGACGGCTTCTCTTTCTGCAACCTTGACTCAAGTAATACAAGGGGGAACAGCTCGTAGTGCTGACATTGGCAGACCTGCGGCGGGTAAAACTGGTACAACTTCAGGGGAAAGAGATGTTTGGTTTGTGGGTTATGTGCCTCAATTAGCAACAGCTGTTTGGATTGGGAATGATGATTTCAATCGCAGTTTAGGAAGTGGGGTGACAGGAGGGGGATACGCCGCCCCCATTTGGCGACAATTTATGGTGACAGCATTACAAAATGAACCTGTGAAGTATTTCCCTGCGGCGTCTCAATTTACTCGTCCAAAGTCTGATAATAAAAAGAATGAAAAGAATGATTAG